One part of the Marinobacter sp. M3C genome encodes these proteins:
- a CDS encoding glutamate synthase-related protein has protein sequence MKSKSTFFSATVTVDKRAILPLPDSRNIHEECAVEHKHDIEAEIQHAQQYGLYDPANEHDACGIGFIAHIKGHKSHSIVKQGLLILKNLAHRGAVGADKLMGDGAGILIQLPDQYYREEMAKQGVELPPPEEYGVGMIFLPKENTSRIACEQEIERVVRAEGQVVLGWRNVPIDTEMPMSPTVREKEPVIRQIFIGRGPDITVSDALERKLYVIRKSSSHAIQALDLPHGKEFFVPSMSARTIVYKGLLLADQVGVYYKDLQDERCASALALVHQRFSTNTFPEWPLAHPFRLIAHNGEINTVKGNVNWMRAREGVMKSAVLGDDLQKLFPLIDDVQSDTACFDDALELLLMAGYPIAQAMMMMIPEAWENHPLMDDNRRAFYEYHAAMMEPWDGPAAMAFTDGRYIGGTLDRNGLRPARYIVTDDDLVAMASESGVLPIPESRIIKKWRLQPGKMFLIDLEAGRIIDDQEIKDTYANAKPYEAWINSVRINLDDIKLHEITLDDIKTQTSAAKTSASLLDRQQAFGYTQEDVRVLMSPMALSAEEATGSMGNDSPPAVMSDKLKPLYHYFKQMFAQVTNPPIDPIREAMVMSLVSFIGPRPNLLDVNNINPPMRLEVSKPILDYSDIAKLRNISAHTSGNFKSHELNICYPAVLGKEGMEVRLASVCVQAVDAVKSGHNILIVSDRKVDAEQVAIPALLATSAIHLHLVSTGFRTSTGLVVETGSARETHHFALLAGFGAEAIHPYLAMDTLAEMANRLSGDLSPEKAIQNFQKALAKGLLKVMSKMGISTYMSYCGAQVFEAIGLNKSLIDKYFKGTASNIEGIGVVEVAEEALRLHQQAYGSDPVLAHALDAGGEYAFRVRGEEHMWTPDAIAKLQHSTRSNNFSTYQEYAQIINDQSKRHMTLRGLFEFRLDPSKAIALDEVEPAKEIVKRFATGAMSLGSISTEAHATLAVAMNRIGGKSNTGEGGEDPSRYRQEMKGIPIKQGETMASVIGHDQIEADIVLQDGDSVRSRIKQVAAGRFGVTAAYLDSADQIQVKMAQGAKPGEGGQLPGYKVSEYIAKLRFSVPGVGLISPPPHHDIYSIEDLAQLIHDLKNVNPSASISIKLVSEVGVGTVAVGVTKAKADHVVIAGHDGGTGATPLSSLKHAGTPWELGLAETQQTLVLNGLRGRIRVQADGQMKTGRDIVIAAMLGADEIGFATAPLVVEGCIMLRKCHLNTCSVGIATQDPVLRAKFSGKPEHVVNYFFFVAEEARQLMAQLGIRTFDELIGRVDLLDKSKAITHWKAKGLNFSKIFYQPEVPASAPRYHAEEQDHGLEKALDHQLIAQANAALEKGEKVSFTLPIRNVNRTVGTMLSGVVAKKYGHEGLPDDTIHIQLLGTAGQSAGAFLAHGITLDLVGEGNDYVGKGLSGGRIIVRPNTEFPGLADDNIIIGNTVLYGAIAGEAFFNGVSGERFAVRNSGAITVVEGVGDHGCEYMTGGTVVVFGEAGRNFAAGMSGGIAYVWDPDGDFAKKCNMAMVTLEPVLARAEQEAKVDRSIWHSLLRGDQSETDEAILKRLIERHFKYTGSTRARNLLDDWSNGRNKFIKVFPNEYKRALGEMNMARVAIRQKEKNAI, from the coding sequence ATGAAGTCCAAATCGACATTCTTTTCCGCCACCGTCACGGTGGATAAACGCGCCATTCTGCCGCTGCCCGATTCCCGCAACATCCATGAGGAGTGCGCTGTGGAGCACAAACACGACATCGAAGCTGAAATCCAACACGCCCAGCAATACGGCCTTTACGACCCCGCCAACGAGCATGATGCCTGCGGCATCGGTTTTATCGCCCATATCAAAGGCCATAAAAGTCATTCGATCGTTAAGCAAGGCTTGCTCATCCTAAAGAATCTCGCCCATCGCGGCGCGGTCGGTGCCGACAAGTTGATGGGCGACGGCGCGGGCATTCTGATTCAGCTGCCGGATCAATACTATCGCGAAGAGATGGCCAAGCAGGGTGTCGAACTGCCGCCGCCCGAAGAATATGGCGTAGGCATGATTTTTTTGCCGAAAGAAAATACATCCCGCATCGCGTGCGAGCAAGAGATAGAACGTGTGGTGCGCGCCGAAGGCCAGGTCGTGCTGGGTTGGCGCAACGTGCCAATCGACACCGAGATGCCGATGTCGCCTACCGTGCGTGAAAAAGAGCCGGTGATCCGCCAGATCTTCATAGGTCGCGGTCCAGACATCACGGTGAGCGACGCGCTGGAACGTAAACTGTACGTGATTCGCAAGTCTTCCAGTCACGCGATCCAGGCGCTAGATTTGCCCCACGGCAAAGAGTTTTTCGTCCCTTCGATGTCGGCCCGTACCATTGTCTACAAGGGTTTACTGCTGGCAGATCAAGTCGGCGTCTATTACAAAGACTTACAGGATGAGCGCTGCGCTTCCGCATTGGCACTGGTGCATCAACGTTTCTCAACCAATACCTTCCCGGAATGGCCGCTGGCCCATCCTTTTCGCCTGATTGCCCACAACGGCGAGATCAATACTGTTAAGGGCAATGTCAACTGGATGCGCGCGCGTGAAGGCGTGATGAAATCCGCCGTGCTAGGCGACGATTTGCAAAAATTGTTCCCGCTGATTGACGATGTGCAGTCCGACACCGCGTGTTTCGATGACGCGCTTGAACTGCTGCTGATGGCAGGCTATCCGATCGCGCAAGCGATGATGATGATGATCCCCGAAGCCTGGGAAAATCACCCGTTGATGGACGACAATCGCCGCGCCTTTTACGAATATCACGCAGCGATGATGGAGCCGTGGGATGGCCCCGCCGCGATGGCGTTCACCGATGGTCGTTACATCGGTGGCACGCTGGATCGCAACGGTTTGCGTCCCGCGCGTTATATCGTAACGGATGACGACCTGGTGGCGATGGCATCCGAATCCGGCGTGCTGCCGATTCCCGAATCCAGAATCATCAAGAAATGGCGCCTGCAGCCTGGCAAGATGTTCCTGATCGACCTCGAAGCCGGTCGCATCATCGATGACCAGGAAATCAAAGATACCTACGCCAACGCCAAACCTTACGAGGCGTGGATCAATTCTGTGCGTATTAATCTGGACGACATTAAGCTTCACGAAATCACGCTCGACGACATCAAGACGCAAACATCGGCAGCAAAAACCAGCGCATCCTTACTCGACCGTCAGCAGGCATTTGGCTACACCCAAGAAGATGTCAGGGTATTGATGTCGCCGATGGCGCTGAGTGCCGAAGAAGCGACGGGCTCAATGGGCAACGACTCGCCGCCGGCAGTGATGTCTGACAAGCTCAAACCGCTGTATCACTACTTCAAGCAGATGTTCGCGCAAGTGACGAATCCGCCGATCGATCCGATCCGCGAAGCGATGGTGATGTCACTGGTATCCTTTATCGGCCCCAGGCCGAACCTGCTCGACGTCAATAACATCAACCCGCCGATGCGCTTGGAAGTATCGAAGCCGATTCTGGACTATTCGGACATCGCCAAACTGCGCAACATCAGCGCCCACACCAGCGGTAATTTCAAATCCCACGAACTGAACATTTGCTATCCGGCGGTCTTGGGTAAGGAAGGCATGGAAGTGCGCCTGGCATCGGTGTGTGTGCAAGCGGTGGATGCGGTTAAATCGGGCCACAACATCCTGATCGTGTCCGACCGAAAGGTGGACGCCGAGCAAGTGGCGATCCCGGCCTTGCTCGCGACGTCGGCAATCCATTTGCATCTGGTTAGCACAGGTTTTCGCACGTCGACCGGCTTGGTGGTGGAAACCGGTTCTGCCCGTGAAACGCATCATTTCGCGCTGCTTGCCGGTTTTGGCGCAGAAGCCATCCACCCGTATCTCGCGATGGATACGCTAGCGGAAATGGCCAACAGATTATCTGGTGATTTGTCGCCGGAAAAAGCCATCCAGAATTTCCAGAAAGCGCTCGCCAAGGGTTTGTTGAAGGTGATGTCGAAAATGGGCATATCGACTTACATGTCGTACTGCGGCGCGCAGGTTTTCGAAGCGATCGGCTTGAATAAGTCGCTTATCGACAAATATTTCAAAGGCACTGCATCCAATATTGAAGGCATCGGCGTCGTCGAAGTAGCAGAAGAGGCGTTGCGTCTGCATCAGCAAGCTTACGGCAGCGATCCGGTTTTGGCGCATGCGCTTGATGCCGGTGGTGAATACGCGTTTCGCGTGCGCGGCGAAGAGCACATGTGGACGCCGGATGCGATTGCCAAGCTGCAGCATTCGACCCGATCCAACAATTTCAGCACCTACCAAGAATATGCGCAGATCATCAACGACCAAAGCAAGCGGCACATGACCCTGCGCGGTTTGTTTGAATTCAGGCTGGACCCGTCCAAGGCGATTGCGCTGGATGAAGTCGAGCCGGCGAAAGAAATCGTCAAGCGCTTCGCCACCGGCGCAATGTCGCTTGGCTCGATCAGCACCGAAGCGCACGCCACGTTGGCGGTCGCGATGAACCGCATCGGCGGCAAGTCCAACACCGGCGAAGGCGGTGAAGATCCGAGCCGTTATCGCCAGGAGATGAAAGGCATCCCGATCAAGCAGGGCGAGACCATGGCATCTGTTATCGGCCATGACCAGATTGAAGCCGATATTGTCTTGCAAGATGGAGATTCGGTGCGTTCCAGGATCAAGCAGGTCGCGGCGGGTCGCTTTGGCGTGACAGCCGCGTATTTGGATTCCGCTGATCAAATCCAGGTCAAGATGGCACAAGGCGCCAAGCCGGGAGAAGGTGGGCAGTTGCCAGGCTACAAGGTGTCTGAATATATCGCAAAATTGCGTTTCTCGGTGCCGGGCGTGGGCTTGATTTCGCCGCCGCCGCATCATGATATTTATTCGATCGAAGACTTGGCGCAGTTGATTCACGATTTGAAAAATGTAAACCCAAGCGCGTCGATCTCCATCAAGTTGGTGTCCGAAGTCGGGGTTGGCACGGTCGCGGTCGGCGTCACCAAAGCCAAGGCCGATCACGTGGTGATTGCCGGTCATGATGGCGGCACCGGCGCCACGCCGTTGTCTTCACTCAAACATGCGGGAACACCGTGGGAATTGGGTTTGGCCGAAACCCAGCAAACGCTGGTACTGAATGGTTTGCGTGGCCGTATTCGGGTACAAGCTGATGGCCAAATGAAAACCGGCCGAGATATCGTGATCGCAGCCATGTTGGGCGCGGACGAGATCGGTTTTGCGACCGCGCCGCTGGTGGTTGAAGGCTGCATTATGTTGCGCAAATGCCACCTCAATACTTGCTCGGTGGGCATCGCAACACAAGACCCGGTGCTACGCGCCAAGTTCTCCGGCAAGCCAGAACACGTGGTCAACTATTTCTTCTTTGTCGCCGAGGAAGCGCGGCAGTTGATGGCGCAACTCGGTATCCGCACGTTTGATGAATTGATCGGTCGCGTCGACTTGCTCGACAAGTCAAAAGCGATTACGCACTGGAAAGCCAAGGGGCTTAATTTCAGCAAGATTTTCTATCAGCCGGAAGTACCTGCTTCGGCACCTCGCTATCACGCGGAGGAGCAAGACCACGGCCTGGAAAAAGCACTCGACCATCAGCTGATCGCGCAAGCGAACGCAGCGCTCGAAAAAGGCGAAAAAGTCTCGTTCACTTTGCCGATCAGGAACGTGAACCGCACGGTCGGCACTATGCTGTCTGGCGTCGTTGCAAAAAAATACGGTCACGAAGGCTTGCCCGACGACACCATTCACATCCAGTTGCTAGGGACTGCAGGCCAATCGGCCGGCGCGTTTTTGGCACACGGCATCACACTAGACCTAGTCGGCGAAGGCAATGATTACGTCGGCAAAGGTTTGTCGGGCGGACGCATTATCGTCCGTCCGAATACAGAGTTTCCCGGTCTGGCAGACGACAATATTATCATCGGCAACACCGTGTTATACGGCGCGATTGCCGGCGAGGCATTTTTCAACGGCGTCTCCGGCGAGCGTTTCGCGGTGCGCAATTCCGGCGCCATTACAGTGGTTGAAGGCGTCGGCGACCATGGTTGCGAATACATGACGGGCGGCACAGTGGTGGTATTCGGAGAAGCCGGCCGTAACTTTGCCGCCGGTATGTCGGGCGGTATCGCTTACGTGTGGGACCCTGACGGTGATTTCGCCAAAAAATGCAATATGGCGATGGTCACATTGGAACCTGTCCTCGCCCGCGCTGAGCAAGAAGCGAAAGTCGATCGCTCGATCTGGCATAGCCTGCTGCGCGGTGACCAAAGTGAGACTGACGAGGCGATTCTAAAGCGTCTGATTGAGCGCCATTTCAAGTACACCGGCAGCACGCGCGCGCGCAATTTGCTGGATGACTGGTCCAATGGCCGCAACAAATTTATCAAAGTATTTCCGAACGAGTACAAACGCGCACTGGGTGAAATGAATATGGCGCGAGTGGCTATTCGGCAGAAAGAAAAAAACGCAATATAA